The DNA window TTCACCACCCGGACGACCGTCCGTCAGCTCGTCCTCGCGGGCTGCGGCGTCACGGGCCCGGGCACCGTGACGGGCTGCTTCGCCCGCTGCACCAATGGGAAGGTCGCGTCGTCGGGCACGTTCGAGGCCGCGCGGATGACCTGGGGCCGGGGTGAGTCCGAGTCATCAGGGGGGCTGCGACTGCTCTCCGAACTGCACGTCGGGATGCTCCGCCCGGTGGACGTCTACGTTCACCGAAAGCACGCCTACGTCGTGGCCGTCGACGACTTCTACACCGAGGACAAGGGTGGGCTCGCGGTGGTGGACGTCAGCGACCCGCGCCACCCCGTCATCCGGAAGAAGATCACCCTGCCGGGCGACTCCTTCTGGAACGCGGCCTGGGCCAAGGACGACACGCTCTACATCGGCAGCAGGGCCTCGGGCGTCATCGTCTACGACATCTCCAATCCGGCCGACCCCGTCTTCGTGCGCAGCCTGCCCACCGGCGCACCCGTCAACGTCCACACCCTCTTCGTGGAGGGCAACCGGCTGTATGCGGTGTCCCCGTCACCGGCGGTGGCCGGGGAGACGCTCATCTTCGACATCTCCTCACCGCGAGAGCCCGTCCTGCTCAACCGCCTTGTCACGCCCGACGAGGTGTCCTGGGTTCCCTCCGCCCACGACTCGTTCGCGTACGAAGACAGGCTCTACGTCAACCAGTTCTCGACGGGCTACGTCGTCTTCGACGTGAAGGACGCGCAGAACCCTCGCCAGTTGGGCCGCTACACCTTCTCCGTGGATGGCCGGGAGCCGCTGAGTCACGCGAGCGCGGTGGGGACCTTCGCCGGGAAGACCATCGCCTTCGAGGGCGGCGAGGGTGCGGGCACGCACCTGCGGGTGTTGGACGTGACGGACCCGGCGAACATCCAGCTCATCGGCCGCTACAAGCTGCGCCAGCAGACCTCCATCCACAACATCATCCTCAAGGACAAGCTGCTCTACATCACCTACTACCAGGAGGGCCTGCGCGTGCTGGACGTCTCCGTGCCGACCCAGCCGCGAGAGGTGGCCTACTTCAACACCTATCGCGAGTCCGACCCCGGCCGGACCGATGACCTCCTCGACGGTGCCATCGGCGTCCGCGTCCCCGGAGATGGCTCCGTGTACGTCGTGGACATCACGCGCGGCTTGTTGATCCTCAACGAGCTCTGAGGCCGCCTGGGTCGACCCTTCAGGCTAGCACCGCTCTCCACCTTCCCCCGAATAGCCCTTGTCGCGTGCACGCCGCGCGGACGGCGCCAGGAATCGCGCTCTCGGCGCCTCACCCCGGACGCTTAGTGAGGGCGATGACCGGTGGCGATGTCTCCCTCGACATGGCCCAACGACAGGAGCCCACGACATGGCGTTCGCGGCATTCCCCTTCCGTGCAGTCCTGATGGGAGTCCTCTCCCTGGGCATCGGTTGTTCCGACAAGCCCGAGCCCAAGCCCCCGCCCACTCCCGTGGAGCCCTGGGATGGGACGTACACGCCGCTGGTGGAGCTCTCGGACTGGGTGGACCGGGGTGCCTTCGCGCCCTGCTCCTTCACGCCTCCCTCAGGGACCAACATCGATTGCGACAACCCCGCGCTCTTCGACCTCTCGCAGTGCGATACGGCCTCGCTCGACACCCTGGAACCGCAC is part of the Myxococcus landrumus genome and encodes:
- a CDS encoding LVIVD repeat-containing protein — protein: MAFAAFPFRAVLIGFVSLGIGCSDKPEPKPPPTPVEPWDGTYTPLAEPSDWVDRGALAACAFTPPAGTLIDCDNPALFDLSKCDTASLATLDPHGVYQVDMRYTSGVSDFAGFRIPEDGSVGSINSGYSLPAPLIRQQLKGSFQLSAKFTTRTTVRQLVLAGCGVTGPGTVTGCFARCTNGKVASSGTFEAARMTWGRGESESSGGLRLLSELHVGMLRPVDVYVHRKHAYVVAVDDFYTEDKGGLAVVDVSDPRHPVIRKKITLPGDSFWNAAWAKDDTLYIGSRASGVIVYDISNPADPVFVRSLPTGAPVNVHTLFVEGNRLYAVSPSPAVAGETLIFDISSPREPVLLNRLVTPDEVSWVPSAHDSFAYEDRLYVNQFSTGYVVFDVKDAQNPRQLGRYTFSVDGREPLSHASAVGTFAGKTIAFEGGEGAGTHLRVLDVTDPANIQLIGRYKLRQQTSIHNIILKDKLLYITYYQEGLRVLDVSVPTQPREVAYFNTYRESDPGRTDDLLDGAIGVRVPGDGSVYVVDITRGLLILNEL